A region of Acidimicrobiales bacterium DNA encodes the following proteins:
- the rpiB gene encoding ribose 5-phosphate isomerase B, with the protein MRIAVGSDHAGLPLKDVLAKHLAELGHEVSDLGTHDLEPVDYPDYGAAVGRAVAAGAVELGVCCCGTGIGIAIAANKVPGVRAAVCHDVSSARLAREHNDANVVCFGARLLGPVVALDAVDAFLATGFAGGRHVARVEKLRALEAGR; encoded by the coding sequence ATGCGGATCGCGGTCGGCTCGGACCACGCGGGGCTCCCGCTCAAGGACGTCCTCGCCAAGCACCTCGCCGAGCTCGGGCACGAGGTGAGCGACCTCGGGACGCACGACCTCGAGCCGGTGGACTACCCCGACTACGGCGCGGCGGTCGGTCGGGCGGTCGCCGCCGGCGCCGTCGAGCTCGGCGTGTGCTGCTGCGGCACGGGGATCGGGATCGCGATCGCCGCGAACAAGGTCCCCGGCGTGCGTGCCGCCGTCTGCCACGACGTGAGCTCGGCGCGCCTCGCGCGCGAGCACAACGACGCCAACGTCGTCTGCTTCGGGGCGCGCCTGCTCGGCCCGGTCGTCGCGCTCGACGCCGTCGACGCCTTCCTCGCCACCGGCTTCGCCGGCGGCCGCCACGTGGCGCGCGTCGAGAAGCTGCGAGCGCTCGAGGCGGGGCGATGA
- a CDS encoding ABC transporter ATP-binding protein, producing MDAVVVEGLAKRYGSLQAVRGVSFRVRRGEVFALLGPNGAGKTTTVEILEGFRERDGGRVEVLGQDPRSRERAFRARLGIVLQELAVEPMLTVREAVARNAGYYPNPRPVDEVIELVGLRDKAGTRVKLLSGGQQRRLDVALGIVGRPELLFLDEPTTGFDPSARRDAWELVRSLSDGGTTIILTTHYMDEAEALADRVAVIASGAIVAEGPPASLGGRDVGEARIRFRLPPGSPAPELRGVAVRVEDGLVEVATDEEVAVLHELTGWSLEHHVELVGLTVERLTLEDVYLRLTATAPEVEASR from the coding sequence ATGGACGCCGTGGTCGTCGAGGGCCTCGCCAAGCGCTACGGCAGCCTCCAGGCCGTGCGCGGCGTCTCGTTCCGGGTGCGCCGCGGCGAGGTGTTCGCGCTGCTCGGGCCGAACGGCGCGGGCAAGACGACGACGGTCGAGATCCTCGAGGGCTTCCGCGAACGCGACGGTGGCCGGGTCGAGGTCCTCGGGCAGGACCCCCGGTCCCGGGAGCGTGCCTTCCGGGCACGCCTCGGCATCGTGCTCCAGGAGCTCGCCGTCGAGCCGATGCTCACGGTGCGCGAGGCCGTGGCGCGCAACGCCGGCTACTACCCCAACCCGCGACCGGTCGACGAGGTGATCGAGCTCGTCGGCCTGCGCGACAAGGCGGGCACGAGGGTGAAGCTGCTCTCGGGCGGCCAGCAGCGCCGCCTCGACGTCGCCCTCGGGATCGTCGGGCGTCCCGAGCTCCTCTTCCTCGACGAGCCGACGACCGGGTTCGACCCCTCGGCCCGGCGCGACGCCTGGGAGCTCGTGCGCTCGCTCAGCGACGGCGGGACGACGATCATCCTCACGACGCACTACATGGACGAGGCGGAGGCGCTCGCCGATCGAGTCGCCGTCATCGCGAGCGGCGCGATCGTCGCCGAGGGCCCCCCGGCGTCGCTCGGCGGGCGCGACGTCGGCGAGGCACGCATCCGCTTCCGCCTCCCGCCGGGTTCCCCGGCGCCCGAGCTGCGCGGCGTCGCGGTGCGCGTCGAGGACGGCCTCGTCGAGGTGGCGACCGACGAGGAGGTCGCCGTCCTCCACGAGCTCACCGGGTGGTCCCTCGAGCACCACGTCGAGCTGGTGGGCCTCACCGTCGAGCGCCTCACGCTCGAGGACGTCTACCTCCGCCTCACCGCCACGGCGCCCGAGGTGGAGGCGAGCCGATGA
- the atpB gene encoding F0F1 ATP synthase subunit A, whose amino-acid sequence MSGALAVTIPVGDHITRRAFGMTFDVDTIVSTLVAGVLLLGFGLYVRHRATSGVPGKAQLAFESIVGSVEDQVRAAMGDAGRPIVPLAVTLFIFILLANWLELLPTGHTPQYLPAPTGDINFPLAMAAFVIIAVHATWIRRQGIRSYLAHYFRPFKGFVLFNVIEEAVKPITLTLRLFGNIFAGGLMLVLIAELLPVKLIVPIPLLDTVWKLFDGLFVGPIQAFIFALLTILYFESAVAGTGH is encoded by the coding sequence GTGAGCGGAGCGCTCGCCGTGACGATCCCCGTCGGCGACCACATCACCCGGCGCGCCTTCGGCATGACCTTCGACGTCGACACCATCGTGTCGACGCTCGTCGCCGGGGTGCTCCTCCTCGGCTTCGGCCTCTACGTGCGCCACCGGGCGACCTCGGGGGTGCCGGGGAAGGCGCAGCTCGCCTTCGAGTCGATCGTCGGCAGCGTCGAGGACCAGGTGCGCGCGGCGATGGGCGACGCCGGCCGCCCGATCGTGCCACTCGCGGTGACGCTGTTCATCTTCATCCTGCTCGCGAACTGGCTCGAGCTGCTCCCCACGGGCCACACCCCGCAGTACCTGCCGGCACCGACGGGCGACATCAACTTCCCGCTCGCGATGGCCGCCTTCGTGATCATCGCCGTGCACGCCACCTGGATCCGGCGGCAGGGCATCCGCTCCTACCTCGCCCACTACTTCCGCCCCTTCAAGGGCTTCGTGCTCTTCAACGTGATCGAGGAGGCCGTCAAGCCGATCACGCTCACGCTGCGTCTCTTCGGCAACATCTTCGCCGGGGGCCTCATGCTCGTGCTCATCGCCGAGCTGCTGCCGGTGAAGCTCATCGTGCCGATCCCCCTCCTCGACACGGTGTGGAAGCTGTTCGACGGGCTCTTCGTCGGGCCGATCCAGGCCTTCATCTTCGCCCTCCTCACGATCCTCTACTTCGAGTCGGCGGTCGCCGGGACCGGCCACTAG
- a CDS encoding ABC transporter permease, with translation MRLAGVRRDLRLVARQVYYEQLAFWRNPFGAIFTIGFSVIFLLLLASSASARLRQIGDIRAVQYYVPGFAAYGVMSACFNTLAVNLVGRRETGLLKRLRLSPLPTWALLAGIFCNLILISALQVALLLMIGHFAYGALLPRNVGAFVLALAAGVVCFSALGVAVSSLLPNQEAAGPIIGIVYFVLLFLSGLWFYLPPRSGLARVADYFPVRHFLLAVQAPFEFQAKVSPWSFGDLAALLVWGAAATAVALRRFRWEPRHH, from the coding sequence ATGAGGCTCGCCGGCGTGCGGCGGGACCTGCGCCTCGTGGCCCGCCAGGTCTACTACGAGCAGCTCGCGTTCTGGCGCAACCCCTTCGGCGCGATCTTCACCATCGGCTTCTCCGTCATCTTCCTCCTCCTCCTCGCCTCCAGCGCGAGCGCGCGCCTCCGGCAGATCGGCGACATCCGCGCCGTCCAGTACTACGTCCCGGGCTTCGCCGCCTACGGCGTGATGTCCGCCTGCTTCAACACCCTCGCCGTCAACCTCGTCGGGCGGCGCGAGACGGGTCTGCTGAAGCGGCTGCGGCTCAGCCCCCTGCCGACCTGGGCGCTACTGGCGGGGATCTTCTGCAACCTCATCCTCATCTCGGCGCTGCAGGTCGCGCTCCTGCTCATGATCGGCCACTTCGCCTACGGGGCGCTGCTGCCGCGCAACGTCGGCGCGTTCGTCCTCGCGCTCGCCGCGGGCGTCGTGTGCTTCAGCGCGCTCGGCGTCGCCGTCTCCTCGCTGCTCCCGAACCAGGAGGCTGCGGGCCCGATCATCGGGATCGTCTACTTCGTCCTCCTCTTCCTCTCCGGCCTGTGGTTCTACCTGCCCCCTCGCTCGGGACTCGCGAGGGTGGCGGACTACTTCCCCGTCCGCCACTTCCTCCTCGCGGTGCAGGCGCCCTTCGAGTTCCAGGCGAAGGTCTCGCCCTGGTCGTTCGGCGACCTCGCGGCGCTCCTCGTCTGGGGGGCGGCTGCGACCGCCGTCGCGCTGCGCCGCTTCCGCTGGGAGCCGCGGCACCACTAG
- the atpF gene encoding F0F1 ATP synthase subunit B gives MLAAANFGESYVLELVALVFVIAFIVRYVVPFLRTALERRAEAIAAQLDAGEQARAAAAALVADRRAALEAAEADAEAVVAQARRAAEQLVAEGRRRAEAERARLVERAEVEVARERARAEQEVATEVGLLVLEATRRVVAAELDAALQHRLIDEAIAAAEAEVSA, from the coding sequence GTGCTGGCGGCGGCGAACTTCGGCGAGTCCTACGTCCTCGAGCTCGTCGCGCTCGTCTTCGTCATCGCCTTCATCGTCCGCTACGTCGTCCCCTTCCTGCGGACGGCGCTGGAGAGGCGCGCCGAGGCGATCGCCGCCCAGCTCGACGCGGGCGAGCAGGCCCGGGCGGCCGCCGCCGCGCTCGTGGCGGACCGGCGCGCCGCGCTCGAGGCGGCCGAGGCCGACGCCGAGGCCGTCGTGGCCCAGGCGCGGCGCGCCGCCGAGCAGCTCGTCGCCGAGGGGCGACGCCGGGCGGAGGCCGAGCGCGCCCGCCTCGTCGAGCGGGCCGAGGTGGAGGTGGCGCGCGAGCGTGCGCGAGCCGAGCAGGAGGTCGCCACCGAGGTGGGTCTGCTCGTCCTCGAGGCGACGCGCCGGGTCGTGGCCGCCGAGCTCGACGCCGCCCTGCAGCACCGGCTCATCGACGAGGCGATCGCGGCAGCCGAGGCGGAGGTGTCGGCGTGA
- the glyA gene encoding serine hydroxymethyltransferase translates to MSAARSLAASDPEVARILAEELDRQRSTIQLIASENFTSPAVLEATASVLTNKYAEGYPGRRYYGGNVFADEVEDLARERAKALFGAEHANVQPHSGASANLAVYLALVEPGETILAMRLDQGGHLTHGSPVSITGKTYRFVAYGVTPAADDGSGERIDLDQVRDLARRERPRLIVAGTTAYTRTIDPQPFREIADEVGALFMFDAAHPAGLIAGCAHPNPVGVADVVTLTTHKTLRGPRGGAILCGADLARRIDQAVFPGLQGGPLEHVIAAKAVAFGEAARPAFKDYAAQVVRNAAALASSLAREGFRLVAGGTDNHQVIVDLRAFDPDLTGKVAQEALDRAGITCNRNQIPNDPRSPFITSGLRLGSPAETTAGMDEDAFAEVGRLIARVLRRHDEPAELAAVREEVRSLCAAFDPYPSIGAPTSA, encoded by the coding sequence ATGAGCGCGGCGAGGAGCCTCGCGGCGAGCGACCCGGAGGTGGCCCGCATCCTCGCCGAGGAGCTCGACCGTCAGCGCTCGACGATCCAGCTCATCGCCTCGGAGAACTTCACCTCGCCCGCCGTCCTCGAGGCGACGGCGTCGGTGCTCACGAACAAGTACGCCGAGGGGTACCCCGGACGGCGCTACTACGGCGGCAACGTCTTCGCGGACGAGGTCGAGGACCTCGCCAGAGAGCGGGCGAAGGCGCTCTTCGGGGCAGAGCACGCCAACGTGCAGCCCCACTCGGGCGCCTCGGCGAACCTCGCCGTCTACCTCGCCCTCGTCGAGCCCGGGGAGACGATCCTCGCCATGCGCCTCGACCAGGGCGGCCACCTCACCCACGGCTCCCCGGTGAGCATCACCGGCAAGACCTACCGCTTCGTCGCCTACGGCGTGACCCCCGCGGCCGACGACGGCTCGGGCGAGCGGATCGACCTCGACCAGGTGCGCGACCTCGCCCGGCGCGAGCGGCCGCGCCTCATCGTCGCGGGCACGACGGCGTACACGAGGACGATCGACCCGCAGCCGTTCCGGGAGATCGCCGACGAGGTCGGGGCGCTCTTCATGTTCGACGCCGCCCATCCCGCCGGCCTCATCGCCGGCTGCGCGCACCCGAACCCGGTGGGCGTCGCCGACGTCGTCACCCTCACGACGCACAAGACCCTGCGCGGGCCGCGGGGGGGCGCGATCCTCTGCGGCGCGGACCTCGCCCGCCGGATCGACCAGGCCGTGTTCCCGGGCCTGCAGGGAGGGCCGCTCGAGCACGTCATCGCCGCGAAGGCGGTCGCGTTCGGCGAGGCCGCCCGTCCGGCGTTCAAGGACTACGCGGCCCAGGTCGTGCGCAACGCCGCCGCGCTCGCCTCGAGCCTCGCTCGCGAGGGGTTCCGGCTCGTCGCCGGGGGCACGGACAACCACCAGGTGATCGTCGACCTGCGCGCCTTCGACCCCGATCTCACCGGCAAGGTCGCCCAGGAGGCGCTCGACCGCGCCGGCATCACCTGCAACCGGAACCAGATTCCGAACGACCCGCGCTCGCCGTTCATCACGAGCGGACTGCGCCTCGGGTCACCGGCCGAGACGACCGCCGGGATGGACGAGGACGCGTTCGCCGAGGTCGGTCGACTGATCGCCCGGGTGCTGCGGCGGCACGACGAGCCGGCGGAGCTCGCCGCGGTGCGCGAGGAGGTCCGCTCCCTGTGCGCCGCGTTCGATCCCTACCCGTCGATCGGCGCCCCTACGAGCGCCTGA
- a CDS encoding MraY family glycosyltransferase translates to MRRVRSLPVDRRPYERLSGRAEVAFYASYVAVFAIAAAATFLLTFPVRRIALRFGALAQPGEARVHMAPTPTVGGAAMLVGAVVAMAAASRLAPLAPIFRGSSEPVGVVLGGLVIYAVGLVDDVRDISAPAKVAGQVLAAMVLVSLGVTMYYFKIPFVAGPIVLAPSALPLVTAVWVVGMANAVNLIDGLDGLAAGIVGIASGALCVYGLQLEHLGDLTSDNLGPVIAVIACGVCVGFLPHNFHPARVFMGDGGALFLGLLTAAATMEIGGRVGSPTAAKDVAGLTFFRFAPLFIPFFILGVPILDTAFAIVRRTVRRASLAQRDLGHLHHRLLLLGHGHRRSVLVLWAWTAVLSAVALLPTFDSRANAYVPVGAAVLGVALYTLFRPGSRTALAEDAPPSAPAAAGAGPAAKPLSVVMSTAAGVAVAGERDLASPRRARRRARRHARRRTLWRGRGADQGLGSRFARPDDPMRG, encoded by the coding sequence GTGCGCCGCGTTCGATCCCTACCCGTCGATCGGCGCCCCTACGAGCGCCTGAGCGGGCGGGCGGAGGTGGCCTTCTACGCCTCCTACGTCGCCGTCTTCGCGATCGCCGCGGCGGCCACGTTCCTCCTCACCTTCCCGGTGCGTCGCATCGCGCTGCGCTTCGGCGCCCTCGCCCAGCCCGGGGAGGCGCGTGTCCACATGGCGCCGACGCCGACGGTCGGCGGGGCGGCGATGCTCGTGGGCGCTGTCGTCGCGATGGCCGCGGCCTCGCGCCTCGCTCCGCTCGCGCCGATCTTCCGCGGCTCGTCCGAGCCGGTCGGCGTCGTGCTCGGGGGCCTCGTCATCTACGCCGTGGGCCTCGTCGACGACGTGCGGGACATCTCCGCCCCGGCCAAGGTCGCCGGGCAGGTCCTCGCCGCGATGGTGCTCGTCTCGCTCGGCGTGACGATGTACTACTTCAAGATCCCCTTCGTCGCGGGGCCGATCGTCCTCGCCCCCTCGGCGCTCCCGCTCGTCACCGCGGTGTGGGTGGTGGGGATGGCGAACGCCGTCAACCTGATCGACGGCCTCGACGGCCTCGCCGCGGGGATCGTCGGCATCGCGAGCGGCGCCCTCTGCGTCTACGGGTTGCAGCTCGAGCACCTCGGCGACCTCACGTCCGACAACCTCGGGCCGGTCATCGCCGTCATCGCCTGTGGCGTGTGCGTCGGCTTCCTCCCCCACAACTTCCACCCGGCCCGGGTCTTCATGGGGGACGGGGGCGCCCTCTTCCTCGGGCTGCTCACCGCGGCGGCGACGATGGAGATCGGCGGGCGCGTCGGCTCGCCCACCGCGGCGAAGGACGTCGCCGGCCTCACGTTCTTCCGCTTCGCCCCCCTGTTCATCCCCTTCTTCATCCTCGGGGTGCCGATCCTCGACACGGCCTTCGCCATCGTGCGCCGCACGGTGCGGCGTGCCTCGCTCGCGCAGCGCGACCTCGGCCACCTCCACCACCGCCTCCTCCTCCTCGGCCACGGCCACCGGCGCTCGGTCCTCGTGCTGTGGGCCTGGACGGCCGTGCTCTCGGCCGTCGCGCTCCTCCCGACGTTCGACTCGCGCGCCAACGCCTACGTCCCGGTCGGCGCGGCGGTCCTCGGCGTCGCCCTCTACACGCTCTTCCGGCCCGGCTCGCGCACCGCCCTCGCCGAGGACGCCCCGCCGAGCGCGCCGGCGGCGGCAGGAGCCGGGCCGGCGGCGAAGCCGCTGAGCGTCGTCATGAGCACGGCGGCGGGCGTCGCGGTAGCGGGCGAGCGCGACCTCGCCTCGCCGCGGCGAGCCCGACGGCGGGCACGGCGGCACGCCCGGCGCCGCACCCTGTGGCGAGGTCGGGGCGCTGACCAGGGGCTCGGCAGCCGTTTTGCCCGCCCGGACGACCCGATGCGAGGATAG
- a CDS encoding F0F1 ATP synthase subunit C, protein MPADTTQQAIQLAGAMVGGGLALGGGAVGAAIGDGLAGSQTIAGVARQPEAQGRLFTIMFIVVGLVEAMYFINLVFMALFVFVLYKK, encoded by the coding sequence ATGCCAGCAGACACCACGCAGCAAGCGATCCAGCTCGCCGGCGCGATGGTCGGCGGTGGGCTGGCGCTCGGCGGCGGTGCCGTCGGCGCCGCCATCGGCGACGGCCTCGCCGGCTCCCAGACGATCGCCGGCGTCGCCCGCCAGCCGGAGGCGCAGGGCCGGCTGTTCACGATCATGTTCATCGTCGTCGGCCTCGTCGAGGCGATGTACTTCATCAACCTCGTCTTCATGGCGCTGTTCGTCTTCGTCCTCTACAAGAAGTAG